A window of the Hordeum vulgare subsp. vulgare chromosome 5H, MorexV3_pseudomolecules_assembly, whole genome shotgun sequence genome harbors these coding sequences:
- the LOC123396101 gene encoding transcription factor bHLH93-like isoform X4, translated as MSAMPASREKRVEGMPSKNLMVERRRRKRLIDRLSMLRSVVPKISKMDRTSILGDTIDYMKELLERIRQLQEEMDGPEAAAAAPPLLSVFRELNPNEMLARNTPKFVVERKEGEEGDT; from the exons ATGTCGGCGATGCCGGCGTCGAGGGAGAAGCGGGTGGAgggcatgccatccaagaacctgATGGTCGAGCGCCGCCGCCGGAAGCGCCTCATCGACCGCCTCTCCATGCTCCGCTCCGTCGTGCCCAAGATCAGCAAG ATGGACAGGACGTCGATCCTGGGGGACACCATCGACTACATGAAGGAGCTGCTGGAGAGGATCCGGCAGTTACAGGAGGAGATGGACGgaccggaggcggcggcggcggcgccgccgCTGCTCAGCGTGTTCCGGGAGCTCAACCCCAACGAGATGCTCGCCAGGAACACCCCCAAG TTCGTGGTGGAgcgcaaggagggggaggagggcgaCACCTGA
- the LOC123396101 gene encoding IQ domain-containing protein IQM6-like isoform X2, with translation MMMYRLSRKIVDTSEGPKDAKWIFVLSTTKILYIGSKSKGTFQHSSFLAGGATSAAGRLVFANGILKAVWPHSGHYRPTEANFREFMKYLRKRNVDLTDVKLSPTEGEEDEWLRRSLSQMDLSAMVLLPLLIYGFKLGITGAAISTVASHFSPCPCALLLPAVHPTESGRRDRVC, from the exons ATGATGATGTACAGGCTGAGCCGCAAGATTGTCGACACGTCCGAGGGGCCCAAGGATGCAAAATGGATCTTTGTGTTGAGCACAACGAAAATTCTGTACATAGGCTCG AAAAGCAAAGGGACATTTCAGCACTCCAGCTTCCTTGCCGGTGGAGCCACATCTGCTGCCGGGAGATTAGTCTTCGCGAACGGGATCCTAAAG GCTGTCTGGCCTCATAGCGGGCACTACCGGCCCACGGAGGCGAACTTCCGGGAGTTCATGAAGTATCTCAGGAAGAGGAACGTCGATCTCACGGATGTGAAG TTGAGCCCAACAGAAGGCGAGGAGGACGAATGGCTGAGGAGGAGCCTCTCCCAGATGGATCTTTCTGCTATGGTCCTTCTTCCGCTACTTATATATGGTTTTAAGCTTGGTATAACAGGAGCCGCAATTTCTACAGTCGCATCCCA TTTTTCGCCATGTCCATGTGCCCTGTTGCTGCCAGCTGTGCATCCAACAGAGTCAGGAAGGCGAGATAGAGTATGTTGA
- the LOC123396100 gene encoding uncharacterized protein LOC123396100, translating to MVAGCVITEQCAVAVSTERLWKVVFSGEDTVALPKACAGFIDAVDVEGDGGPDSVFTMTLSPAAAELSGSGVMRSRVMARDNAARVFKTEILEGGKVSGQLKSQVLEMAAGDGACVAKLRVEYERLGGGGALSTEDQARSPPGTSTRPAQDGQGIPGRPPC from the coding sequence ATGGTCGCCGGTTGTGTCATCACCGAGCAGTGCGCCGTGGCGGTGTCGACAGAGCGGCTGTGGAAGGTGGTCTTCTCCGGCGAGGACACGGTCGCCCTGCCCAAGGCCTGCGCGGGCTTCATCGACGCTGTGGACGTCGAGGGCGACGGCGGACCCGACAGCGTCTTCACCATGACGCTCagcccggcggcggcggagctgtcAGGCTCGGGCGTGATGAGGAGCCGCGTGATGGCCCGCGACAACGCGGCTAGGGTGTTCAAGACGGAGATACTGGAGGGCGGCAAGGTGAGCGGCCAGCTCAAGTCGCAGGTGCTCGAGATGGCGGCCGGGGACGGTGCTTGTGTGGCGAAGCTCAGGGTGGAGTACGAGAggctcggcggcggcggggcgctgTCGACGGAGGACCAGGCGCGCTCGCCGCCGGGTACCTCGACCAGACCAGCTCAAGATGGTCAAGGCATACCTGGTCGCCCACCCTGCTGA
- the LOC123396101 gene encoding IQ domain-containing protein IQM6-like isoform X3, producing MEAAAAMHQGEREFYEVTIENKMMMYRLSRKIVDTSEGPKDAKWIFVLSTTKILYIGSKSKGTFQHSSFLAGGATSAAGRLVFANGILKAVWPHSGHYRPTEANFREFMKYLRKRNVDLTDVKLSPTEGEEDEWLRRSLSQMDLSAMVLLPLLIYGFKLGITGAAISTVASQP from the exons ATGGAAGCTGCTGCAGCAATGCATCAG GGAGAGAGGGAGTTCTATGAGGTAACAATCGAGAATAAGATGATGATGTACAGGCTGAGCCGCAAGATTGTCGACACGTCCGAGGGGCCCAAGGATGCAAAATGGATCTTTGTGTTGAGCACAACGAAAATTCTGTACATAGGCTCG AAAAGCAAAGGGACATTTCAGCACTCCAGCTTCCTTGCCGGTGGAGCCACATCTGCTGCCGGGAGATTAGTCTTCGCGAACGGGATCCTAAAG GCTGTCTGGCCTCATAGCGGGCACTACCGGCCCACGGAGGCGAACTTCCGGGAGTTCATGAAGTATCTCAGGAAGAGGAACGTCGATCTCACGGATGTGAAG TTGAGCCCAACAGAAGGCGAGGAGGACGAATGGCTGAGGAGGAGCCTCTCCCAGATGGATCTTTCTGCTATGGTCCTTCTTCCGCTACTTATATATGGTTTTAAGCTTGGTATAACAGGAGCCGCAATTTCTACAGTCGCATCCCA GCCGTAA
- the LOC123396101 gene encoding IQ domain-containing protein IQM6-like isoform X1, producing MEAAAAMHQGEREFYEVTIENKMMMYRLSRKIVDTSEGPKDAKWIFVLSTTKILYIGSKSKGTFQHSSFLAGGATSAAGRLVFANGILKAVWPHSGHYRPTEANFREFMKYLRKRNVDLTDVKLSPTEGEEDEWLRRSLSQMDLSAMVLLPLLIYGFKLGITGAAISTVASHFSPCPCALLLPAVHPTESGRRDRVC from the exons ATGGAAGCTGCTGCAGCAATGCATCAG GGAGAGAGGGAGTTCTATGAGGTAACAATCGAGAATAAGATGATGATGTACAGGCTGAGCCGCAAGATTGTCGACACGTCCGAGGGGCCCAAGGATGCAAAATGGATCTTTGTGTTGAGCACAACGAAAATTCTGTACATAGGCTCG AAAAGCAAAGGGACATTTCAGCACTCCAGCTTCCTTGCCGGTGGAGCCACATCTGCTGCCGGGAGATTAGTCTTCGCGAACGGGATCCTAAAG GCTGTCTGGCCTCATAGCGGGCACTACCGGCCCACGGAGGCGAACTTCCGGGAGTTCATGAAGTATCTCAGGAAGAGGAACGTCGATCTCACGGATGTGAAG TTGAGCCCAACAGAAGGCGAGGAGGACGAATGGCTGAGGAGGAGCCTCTCCCAGATGGATCTTTCTGCTATGGTCCTTCTTCCGCTACTTATATATGGTTTTAAGCTTGGTATAACAGGAGCCGCAATTTCTACAGTCGCATCCCA TTTTTCGCCATGTCCATGTGCCCTGTTGCTGCCAGCTGTGCATCCAACAGAGTCAGGAAGGCGAGATAGAGTATGTTGA